The sequence below is a genomic window from Dehalococcoidia bacterium.
TGAGAATGAACGCATAAAAGAGTTTTTCTCAAGGGCTAACATTAATACTAGCAAACCAATAATCGGTATCGCAGTTCTCGAAGGGCTTCTTCTGAGAACCCAAAGCTGGAAAGGACACAAACGTTTTGTATGGTCGGTCTATCAATTTTTACGTTACCTTTTCCCGGAAAGATTATTCCTTGCCATCTTAAAAATGGTTGGTAACACCAAATATTACGGAAATTTGCGTTCATCAACCCGTGATAATGCAATCTCGGCTACGGCTAAATTAGCTGATTTCTTGTCCACAGAATTAGATGCAACAGTATTACTTCTGCCACACGTGATTATGCCGGAAGGAATTGCGGAAGGCCAACGTGATGCGAGAAATACAGTAAATGAAGTTCATGAAATAGTCTCCAACAAGGCTAGGATTATACCTTTTTCCGCTCGTTACACAGCCGAAGATATTAAAGGAATAGTAGGTCAATGCGACATGGTAATCTCAGCCAAAATGCACGTTGCCATCGCCGCCACCTCGCAATGCATCCCTACCCTCGTAATTGGGGCACACCCCAAATTTAAAGGGGTTATGCGTACTTTGGGTATGGAAGAATGGGTATGCGAAAGTTTTTCCGCTGAAACGATGATTGCACAGGCACAGAATTTATGGCAGCAAAGAACCCGCGTGAAAGAGACGCTAAACAAAACAATTCCAAATGCAAAAGAACAAGCTTTGAATAACGCTAAATTAGCCTCGGAATTGATTACGTCTTAAGTGCTTGTCTTAATAAATGCCCGACAGTTCGTTCAACCTGTAGTAAAACGCCCACCAATCCCCTCGGCAGCTTTTTAGAAGAAACCCATAAATTAAAATACACAATCAAATAATACGGATAAGCTACAAGCCGTGGCTGCTGCA
It includes:
- a CDS encoding polysaccharide pyruvyl transferase family protein, with the translated sequence MVKGKIKILFQDTSDHHVAYCDSNLGSAAVIQCAAQALRYFIPEAEITSLIQLSPDFASRNNIRVVPAKIFFSRSFSIGESIRAGTAFLNAKMWASIRKLLRLNIDSLVKRGLLKEYYEADLIVDLSMDHLNDNFGIIPVLDHTRDILLGRTFNKPVVIYAQSIGPYNGRFASWIARIGLNQATLITIREDISRSWLEKIGVKKPPIHVTADPAFHLEPAENERIKEFFSRANINTSKPIIGIAVLEGLLLRTQSWKGHKRFVWSVYQFLRYLFPERLFLAILKMVGNTKYYGNLRSSTRDNAISATAKLADFLSTELDATVLLLPHVIMPEGIAEGQRDARNTVNEVHEIVSNKARIIPFSARYTAEDIKGIVGQCDMVISAKMHVAIAATSQCIPTLVIGAHPKFKGVMRTLGMEEWVCESFSAETMIAQAQNLWQQRTRVKETLNKTIPNAKEQALNNAKLASELITS